The sequence below is a genomic window from bacterium.
TCGGCGACTACCTGTTTGCGGCGGCGCTCTCGAGCCCCGAACGGTTTGAGGTCATCGGCGGCAGTGCGCTCTTCCCGTTCACGCTGCAGGCTGAGACTTTATCCGCGTCGATGAGGCATTATCGATCGCGTTATTTTCAATAGCAGTAATCCAATAGCGTATTATATGCTAATATTCTCTAATAATTGTCAAGGAAGCAGGTTTCATAAATATAGTCAAACTCGATGGAGGAGATCGAGAATGCTGAAGCCGAAGATCGCTTTGTCTTGTGCTGTCGCATTCGTTATCATTGGCAGCATCGCATTCGGGACGGACTTCTACGTTGATGCGGAGGCCGGCAGTGATTCCAATAGTGGGACCTCGGCGGACAGCGCCTGGCTAACAATCACTCATGCGCTGTCCTCCGTGACCGGAAGCTCGTCGGATCCCGCAACTGTTCACATCGCCGCCGGAACCTATAGCGCCTCAACAAACGGCGAGACCTTCCCGCTTGAGATGCGGTCTTGTGTGTCACTCGTAGGGGCAGCCGCGGATACGACCATGCTGGACGCCGAGGGCAACGCTCATCACGTCATCGTCTGTTCTCATCTAGGCAATGGTGATTACGATAGCGCGGTGCACTATACGGGACAACGCGGGATACGTCGGCACCGGGATTTGCTTTGACTCCTGCTCTTGCACACTGGAGGATTGCACAATCATCAACAATGCTTGCTCGCGCGATTTAAATGGCAGATCGTGGGGCGGCGGCATCTACTGCTATGATTCCTCGGCTACGATCAGAGGCTGCACCATATCAAGGAACGCCGCGTATATGGGGGCCGGAATCTACGCGTATGAGTCCTCAGGCTCCATTGAGGGCTGCGATATCACTGGAAACCTCGGGATACCTGATTCACAAGGCTTCAGCTGGGGTGGAGGCATAAGCTGCTACGAATCATCCCCGGAGATCAGCATTTGCGCTGTCTCAGATAACTTCGCCTGGAGAGGTGGTGGCATTAGCTGCTACGGATCATCTCCCAGCATTGGCGCATGCAGCTTGGTTGAAAACACGGCAAACCAGGGCGGCGGGATCTATCTTCAGGGCGACCCATCAGCGGTTGTCTTCGATTGCTATCTTGAGGGAAATGTCGCGACGCCGGACTCTGATGGTTATAGTGATGGCGGAGGGATTGCATGCCTGGAGGGTTCCCCGACCGTACGAGATTGCACATTTGTGCGGAATTCTGCTGTCTCCGGAGGCGGGCTAGATTTTGAAGAATCCTCCCCAGTAATCACGAATTGCCTGATCCTCGACAATGCGGGGATTCCCAATAAGATGGGCAGGAGTTGGGCCGGTGGCCTCAGCTCCTACAGGTCATCCTCCAGGATTGACGGATGCACGATATCGGGTAACTCAGCCTGGATGGGAGCCGGTCTCGTTCTGGGCGATTTGCCAACAGGGATTACTGACAGCGAGGTCACGAATTGCATAATAACCGGTAACGTCGCCGCGCCTTCTCCAGAAGGTGACTGCCGGGGTGGAGGTATCAGTTGTTACAGTAGATTCTCGCTGATTCGGGACTGCTCGATATGCGACAACACAGCCTCAATAGGCGGCGCACTCTACTGCTTTTTAGGCGGCGCCTCAGCTATATCCGATTGCATCATCTGGGGTAATGCAGATAAGATGATATACCTACGGGATGAAGCGGTTGTAGCCATTGTCCACACCTGCATCGAAGGTGGCTACGAGGGCGAAGGCAACATCCAAGCTGACCCGCTATTCGTTACCGGGCCCTTTGGCGATTACTATCTCTCTTGCCAAGGCGCCGGGCAGAGGGAGAACAGCCCGTGCGTCGACGCGGGGAGCGATTCCGCCGAGAATCTGCGCCTCGGGCAGCTGACAACCAGGACCGACAGCGAGGCGGATGCTGGTGTCGTCGATATGGGTTACCATTACCCCATCTACTTGGGCGAGGCGACGATTGAGTGCTCGCTCAACGCCTCGCGGTTCCGTCCCGGGGATTATCTCGTTGGCTCTCTCAAGGTCGCAAACGACGGGCCCGATATCGAGGTCGATGTCTATGTCGCATTCGTGCTCCCGGACGGAGCGATATTCTGCATAACGCCGCACGGGGGGCTAATTGGCGAAATCCTGCCCTGGATACGGTATATGCCCTTGCCTGAGAATTACTCCTTCGGCCCCGCGCCGATGTTCCAGACAACGGTTCCGGACGGTCTCCCATTCGGCGACTATTTGTTTGCGGCGGCGCTCTCGAGCCCCGAACGGTTTGAGGTGATCGGCGATATTGCGCTCTTCCCGTTCACGCTGCGGGCTGAGACAATATCCACCGTCTATGAATAACCTGGATTAAGAAACCGGAACACATTCCTATCGAGTTTCGCCTTTACAACAATCTCTTGCTTGTGCATTATGGAGGCATAATACCCAGAGAATAGTCCCGGGGCGATTTTTCAACCCATTTGTGAATGGAGGAACCTGCCATGTCAAAGCTCAGAATGATGCTACTGGTCGGTATCGCTGCTCTTCTCTTTTGCGGGATGGCTTCTGCTGGCGAGTTTTACGTTGATGCGGAGGCCGGCAGTGATTCCAACAGTGGGACCTCGGCGGACAGCGCCTGGCTGACGATCAGCCATGCCTTGTCATCTGTGCTCTCAAGCCAGGGGGACCCAGCGACGGTCCACATCGCCGCCGGAACCTACAGCGCCTCAACCAACGGCGAGACGTTCCCGCTGGAGATGAGGTCGTACGTGTCTCTGGTAGGTGCGAGCGCTGAAACCACAATACTGGACGCGGAAGGCGCCGCCTATCACGTTATTCTTGCGACCTTCGTCCGTGATGTGTCGATTGAGTGCACGACGATCAAGGGTGGAAACGCCACGGGGGTCTATGAGAACGGGTCTGGAGGCGGAGTGTTTTGCACCAGTGTCCTGAACATTACGATGCGCAGCTGCACAGTGACAGAAAACGCGGCTGTTATAGGGGCAGGCATTGTATTGGGCCAGTGCTCCGGGCTGGTGACGGACTGCGATTTCGTCTCTAATACGGCTCAGGGCATTCCCGAAAGCGACGGAATAGGTCTGGCTGGAGGTGTCCTCTGCACTCTCTCTGAGGTCCGATTTGAGAACTGCTCGGTCCGCGAGAACCAGGCACTAGCCGGAACTGGAGCGTACGCCGACGCGATGGCTGCTGGCGTGTGTCTCATGGACATCAGCCAACGCTCGCGCAGCGAGAGAAGTTCGTTCCTTAGTGCGGATGGCGCAACCGCGACCCTAGTTGGATGCAGTGTTCTCGATAATATCTGCGTGGGTGAGCACAGCCTTGGCGGAGGGATCGCTTGCATTGCGGAATCTATTGTTTTCGCGCCGGCTATCGTGGATTGCACCATCTCTGGGAACACCGCCTGGTCGGGTGGAGGCATATGCTGTGCAGGTCAATCCTCCCCTACAATCCTTGACTGCACTATTTCGCGCAACGTCTGCCCGCTCGGCACAGATGGGTCGTCCTACGGCGGCGGGATCGAGTGCGATGATTCCTCTCCGACAATTGTCGGCTGTCAAATAATGCACAATTCAG
It includes:
- a CDS encoding DUF1565 domain-containing protein, which translates into the protein MLKPKIALSCAVAFVIIGSIAFGTDFYVDAEAGSDSNSGTSADSAWLTITHALSSVTGSSSDPATVHIAAGTYSASTNGETFPLEMRSCVSLVGAAADTTMLDAEGNAHHVIVCSHLGNGDYDSAVHYTGQRGIRRHRDLL
- a CDS encoding right-handed parallel beta-helix repeat-containing protein; the encoded protein is MVITIARCTIRDNAGYVGTGICFDSCSCTLEDCTIINNACSRDLNGRSWGGGIYCYDSSATIRGCTISRNAAYMGAGIYAYESSGSIEGCDITGNLGIPDSQGFSWGGGISCYESSPEISICAVSDNFAWRGGGISCYGSSPSIGACSLVENTANQGGGIYLQGDPSAVVFDCYLEGNVATPDSDGYSDGGGIACLEGSPTVRDCTFVRNSAVSGGGLDFEESSPVITNCLILDNAGIPNKMGRSWAGGLSSYRSSSRIDGCTISGNSAWMGAGLVLGDLPTGITDSEVTNCIITGNVAAPSPEGDCRGGGISCYSRFSLIRDCSICDNTASIGGALYCFLGGASAISDCIIWGNADKMIYLRDEAVVAIVHTCIEGGYEGEGNIQADPLFVTGPFGDYYLSCQGAGQRENSPCVDAGSDSAENLRLGQLTTRTDSEADAGVVDMGYHYPIYLGEATIECSLNASRFRPGDYLVGSLKVANDGPDIEVDVYVAFVLPDGAIFCITPHGGLIGEILPWIRYMPLPENYSFGPAPMFQTTVPDGLPFGDYLFAAALSSPERFEVIGDIALFPFTLRAETISTVYE